AAtcgttaagaatccagttcgctctgctaaaaatatttttagaatttctcAAAGTTCACCTGAGAGCAGCCTAGAGTCTTGTCCATCAGTAACAGATATGTAAATCAAAGAGACATGAGCCAAAATGTGTTCAACCCCCAATTGGGCATGGCAACTACGTCAGCAGCTGAGTAAACTTAAAGAAGCTACAGCCGCGGTCAATGCGGTCGGTCGGCTTAGTCCAAAACTAGTTTGATCATTGTCGCTTTTTATTTCATGCATATTAATATGGGTACTCTATGTTGTATTTGGCAGAGCAGGCATCTTCCAAATTTCATTAGCATCGCATGAAATTTAAATCAACGCCTAAAATTAACCTTCAAAACTTCGTTTTCATTCGCGGCCAGATCGCTCGCACATATTTCAATATGCGCCACTTTAATTATGTATTAATTACAAAGACAACAAAAACGCAAACAAGTTTGGCCGTGCCAAAAATTTGCAAATTTCTGCCGGCCGAAGGCCATCCAGCAAAGTCGCCGGACGAGACGACCGCGGCAGCTCTTCGACGTCCAACGGTGCGTATGGAAAATGTGAGGAGAACGAGACCCTGTTCTGCCACCACTTGCGTCaaacttttcttttcatttcgcCTCGAACGGGTTTTTGTATGCTCGCAGGCctaccataaatatatatgtttagcATAGTGGGCGCAATATGATCCGGGTTCAAGGGACGTTCTATGTTTATGAACGGAAAAAACCTTAACACAGTTTAGGCCTATGTTAGACACTACCCTTTGACGTAcgtatttcaaatatttcaggCTTATGATGGCCAATGGACTGATTAATATAACAgagaatataaatattattcccATTTTTTAAGGAGATAATCATCAACGCATTCGCaagtgatttaaaattaaaaaagttagaacttggttttattttacaaCATGGAGAAATACTGATTAATGCTGGCTACATCAAGAAGTCAAGCTTAGTTGTGGGGCAGATGATCGCCCTGGGGCTGGAAGCCGTTCTCGTCGGCAATGTAGTGCAGGGTGTAGGTCTGGCCATCGGGAGCCACCCAGCTGACGGAACCGCGGACGCTGAGGGCCTCCTGGTCGGTGCCGGCGTTCTTCAGCTCAGCCTGCTCCTGTCGGGTGATTCCATCACTAGTTTCGTAGCTGAAACCGAGAGggttttttaagtaaataataacCTTAAGTACATAATAAGCTATAACCTACAGTATTTtttctcaaaattaaaaattaaaataaaatatgtttgtaatttaaaaatttttaaatcagtttTGGATCACATAAACTCTAAAGTTTTTCGATTAAGTAGGAGTTTTTCAGTAATTCAAGTAATAAAACAACTTTACGAAATAATTTAGATCCCAATTTGTTCTTTCATGGAGCGAATAAgtaattttgttttcaaatCTGTGGTAAAGGATTATTACAATCTTCCCGTCACTCACCCGAAGTTGTAGCCATCGGTGCCgatgttgtcgttgtcgtATCGCAGGATGGTGGCGTGTTGGGAGTCATCCAGGGGAGCGGCACTGATCGAGGAAGCCAGAACGAAGGCGCAAATGGCCAGGACACAGATGTTGGAGGACTGCATGTTCGCTGCGATTTTAAACTTGAGACTTTTCAAAAGGTCCTGCGATGAGTTTTGATCTGGGGTTTGGTCCGCACGCTCCGGTAGTTGTCACAATTAGGCACTAACGAGTAATGTGACGCCCTGCAATGAGTGTTGAGCTATTTATAACTGGCCGGGCCAACACTCCGAGTGCTACCAAGCACTCACACTGATATGATCCGTGAAGTTCAGGTGGCCCATAACAAACACCTTAAATGCTAACACAATTATCTGTCTACCCATACGCAGGTAATTGAAGGCAAATGTGTGTGAGCGGAGTGCCttaagcttttaattaaacaagTCAAAAGATATAAAGACCATTAAGCGTTTGATGTGCGCTCCAAGCTCGTCTCAATTGCCTCGCCACGGGAGCCGAAAGTAAAAGGAGCTGAAGATGATGGGGCGAGTGATAATTAAATGTTTGGGCctcttgaaaaataaatatttgaccaATGCGCGTGTTTGTCTACAAGTACACAGACGCACACACATTTGGATCTGTGGCAATAGGTCAATGGCTATGTTTGCACTTATCAACAAATTGTGACGACAAAGATTATACCCCAGCGATCAGCCAAAATGggttttgaaataaaatccCCAAGCGAAGTGAGCAGTGAGGAAGTGAAGATGGGCTAACCACATAAACAATGTTCAGGAAATTAAGCTAAGAACGGGAAGAAAAAGGCAGTTCATGGAACCGTGGAGTTCCCATGAGCTTGAGACTTAACTGCccactatatatataattaaaatctgtttttggGCGAGGTGTTGCCTCATCAGAGTAATTCCTCAATTACCCAACTGCAGATCTGCAAACTGTTGGGTGTTTTTGGTTGATATCGAAGCATTTCCGCCCTGAGCTCTGCTCACTGCTGACACAATTTCCGATTAAGGCTGGCCAAGTTAACCTCCAAAAGCCTCGCATCGAATcgaaacgaaacaaaaacctCCAACGCCATTGCCTGTCAGCTGCATTTGCTGTTCAAGTGAAGATGCGGCACGAGAGGTTCAAGATTACGCggctcatcatcatcgtctccatctccatctccagctCCATCGTCAGCAGCCTGAGTGTTGGTTGATGACCTtagtcaataaaataaaaacgattttttacCAGCTAACCAGACAACAAAAGCCAATACCAAGCTCAGCCAACTGAGCCTGGGTTGTGCCCTACAACACAccggggcgtatgcgtaatgtcaGTTCAGGCCGTTTGCCGGCATTATAAATCATTCGAAATTCGGTGAGTGGTACACGGC
This window of the Drosophila biarmipes strain raj3 chromosome 3L, RU_DBia_V1.1, whole genome shotgun sequence genome carries:
- the LOC108028400 gene encoding endocuticle structural protein SgAbd-6 is translated as MQSSNICVLAICAFVLASSISAAPLDDSQHATILRYDNDNIGTDGYNFGYETSDGITRQEQAELKNAGTDQEALSVRGSVSWVAPDGQTYTLHYIADENGFQPQGDHLPHN